A window of Ciconia boyciana chromosome 27, ASM3463844v1, whole genome shotgun sequence contains these coding sequences:
- the LOC140644372 gene encoding keratin, type II cytoskeletal 6C-like isoform X1 — protein sequence MSRQSVCRSFGGGSRRGYSSCSAIGGGFGGGGGRSRISYGSYSSSRGGGGGGHCGGYSSRSLHNIGGSRRIAVGGCYGGGYGGRMGGFGGGYGGGMGGFGGGMSCGGMGGFGGGMGGFGGGMGGFGGGMGGGGMGGFGGPGFPGGIQPVQVDQTLLRPVHVEIDPQIQQVKNQEKEQIKTLNNQFASFIDKVRFLEQQNKVLSTKWELLQQQGPSGPRKNLDVIFENYIQNLRRRLDSLLGQRGQLESELQNMRQYVEEYKTKYEEEINRRTAAENEFVVLKKDVDCAYMTKVELEAKVGALTDEINFLRCIYEEELAQMQTISRDLSVVVSMDNNRHLDLDSIIEEVRRQYEQIAQNSRAEAEAWYQSRYEELQNTAGRHGDSLRNTKIEIQELTRNVQRLRAEIENVKKQNQQLQAAIAEAEERGEMALKDARRKLEELECALSKDKEELARLLKEYQELLNIKIALDVEIAMYRKLLEGEENRLCNDGMSNVNVSVVGRTTIAGGRGGMGGGFGGGSGMGGGFGGGSGMGGGFGGGSGMGGGMGGGVCGVGGSFGGGSMGGSCGMGGGMYGGGFSSGSGRICVPGGGSFSSGGGSSSVRRCVTTTSVKSSGVRF from the exons ATGTCTCGGCAGTCTGTCTGCAGAAGCTTTGGAGGCGGGAGTAGAAGGGGTTACAGCTCTTGCTCTGCCATCGGTGGTGGCTTTGGAGGAGGTGGCGGCAGAAGCAGGATCAGTTATGGTTCATACTCCTCATCcaggggaggtggaggaggcgGACATTGTGGAGGGTATAGCAGCAGAAGCCTCCATAACATAGGTGGCAGCAGAAGAATTGCCGTGGGTGGATGCTATGGTGGTGGATATGGCGGCAGAATGGGTGGCTTTGGTGGAGGCTATGGAGGAGGAATGGGTGGCTTCGGTGgaggaatgagttgtggaggaatgGGTGGCTTTGGTGGAGGAATGGGTGGCTTTGGTGGAGGAATGGGCGGCTTTGGTGGAGGAATGGGCGGTGGAGGAATGGGTGGCTTCGGTGGCCCTGGCTTCCCTGGGGGCATCCAACCGGTGCAAGTTGACCAGACTCTCCTGCGGCCGGTCCATGTTGAGATTGACCCCCAAATCCAGCAAGTGAAAAACCAGGAGAAGGAGCAGATCAAGACTCTTAACAATCAGTTTGCCTCCTTCATTGATAAG GTCCGCTTCCTGGAGCAACAGAACAAGGTCCTCTCCACCAAGTGGGAGCTCCTCCAACAGCAAGGGCCTTCGGGGCCAAGGAAGAACCTTGATGTCATCTTTGAAAACTACATCCAGAACCTGAGGAGGAGGCTAGATTCTCTCctgggacagaggggacagctGGAGTCAGAGCTGCAGAACATGCGGCAATACGTTGAGGAGTACAAAACCAA GTACGAAGAAGAAATCAACAGGCGGACCGCTGCTGAGAACGAGTTTGTGGTGCTCAAGAAG GATGTGGACTGTGCCTACATGACTAAAGTAGAGTTGGAAGCCAAGGTGGGAGCTCTGACTGACGAAATCAACTTCCTGAGGTGCATCTACGAGGAG GAACTGGCTCAGATGCAGACAATCAGCCGGGACCTGTCCGTGGTGGTGTCTATGGACAACAACCGGCACCTGGATCTGGACAGCATCATCGAGGAGGTCAGGCGTCAGTATGAGCAGATTGCGCAGAATAGCCGGGCTGAAGCTGAGGCTTGGTACCAGAGCCGG TACGAAGAGCTGCAGAACACTGCTGGAAGGCATGGGGACAGCCTCCGCAACACCAAGATAGAGATCCAAGAGCTGACCAGGAACgtccagaggctgcgggctgaGATTGAGAACGTGAAGAAGCAG aaccagcagctgcaggcagctatTGCTGAGGCCGAGGAACGGGGTGAGATGGCCCTCAAGGATGCCAGGAGGAAACTGGAAGAGCTGGAATGTGCCCTGAGCAAAGACAAGGAGGAGCTGGCTCGCTTGCTGAAGGAGTACCAGGAGCTGCTGAACATCAAGATTGCTCTGGATGTTGAGATTGCCATGTACAggaagctgctggagggagaggagaacaG GCTGTGCAACGATGGCATGTCCAACGTCAATGTCT CTGTGGTAGGCAGGACCACCATcgctggaggcagaggaggcaTGGGAGGAGGCTTCGGAGGCGGCAGCGGCATGGGAGGAGGCTTCGGAGGCGGCAGCGGCATGGGAGGAGGCTTTGGAGGCGGCAGCGGCATGGGCGGAGGAATGGGAGGAGGCGTATGTGGAGTAGGAGGAAGCTTTGGAGGTGGAAGCATGGGCGGCAGCTGCGGAATGGGAGGAGGAATGTACGGCGGTGGCTTCTCTTCTGGAAGCGGAAGGATTTGCGTCCCTGGAGGTGGCAGCTTCAGCTCTGGTGGGGGATCGTCCTCCGTACGGAGATGTGTCACGACCACCTCCGTCAAATCTTCAGGAGTGAGATTCTGA
- the LOC140644372 gene encoding keratin, type II cytoskeletal 6C-like isoform X2, translating into MSRQSVCRSFGGGSRRGYSSCSAIGGGFGGGGGRSRISYGSYSSSRGGGGGGHCGGYSSRSLHNIGGSRRIAVGGCYGGGYGGRMGGFGGGYGGGMGGFGGGMSCGGMGGFGGGMGGFGGGMGGFGGGMGGGGMGGFGGPGFPGGIQPVQVDQTLLRPVHVEIDPQIQQVKNQEKEQIKTLNNQFASFIDKVRFLEQQNKVLSTKWELLQQQGPSGPRKNLDVIFENYIQNLRRRLDSLLGQRGQLESELQNMRQYVEEYKTKYEEEINRRTAAENEFVVLKKDVDCAYMTKVELEAKVGALTDEINFLRCIYEEELAQMQTISRDLSVVVSMDNNRHLDLDSIIEEVRRQYEQIAQNSRAEAEAWYQSRYEELQNTAGRHGDSLRNTKIEIQELTRNVQRLRAEIENVKKQNQQLQAAIAEAEERGEMALKDARRKLEELECALSKDKEELARLLKEYQELLNIKIALDVEIAMYRKLLEGEENRLCNDGMSNVNVCGSGMGGGFGGGSGMGGGFGGGSGMGGGMGGGVCGVGGSFGGGSMGGSCGMGGGMYGGGFSSGSGRICVPGGGSFSSGGGSSSVRRCVTTTSVKSSGVRF; encoded by the exons ATGTCTCGGCAGTCTGTCTGCAGAAGCTTTGGAGGCGGGAGTAGAAGGGGTTACAGCTCTTGCTCTGCCATCGGTGGTGGCTTTGGAGGAGGTGGCGGCAGAAGCAGGATCAGTTATGGTTCATACTCCTCATCcaggggaggtggaggaggcgGACATTGTGGAGGGTATAGCAGCAGAAGCCTCCATAACATAGGTGGCAGCAGAAGAATTGCCGTGGGTGGATGCTATGGTGGTGGATATGGCGGCAGAATGGGTGGCTTTGGTGGAGGCTATGGAGGAGGAATGGGTGGCTTCGGTGgaggaatgagttgtggaggaatgGGTGGCTTTGGTGGAGGAATGGGTGGCTTTGGTGGAGGAATGGGCGGCTTTGGTGGAGGAATGGGCGGTGGAGGAATGGGTGGCTTCGGTGGCCCTGGCTTCCCTGGGGGCATCCAACCGGTGCAAGTTGACCAGACTCTCCTGCGGCCGGTCCATGTTGAGATTGACCCCCAAATCCAGCAAGTGAAAAACCAGGAGAAGGAGCAGATCAAGACTCTTAACAATCAGTTTGCCTCCTTCATTGATAAG GTCCGCTTCCTGGAGCAACAGAACAAGGTCCTCTCCACCAAGTGGGAGCTCCTCCAACAGCAAGGGCCTTCGGGGCCAAGGAAGAACCTTGATGTCATCTTTGAAAACTACATCCAGAACCTGAGGAGGAGGCTAGATTCTCTCctgggacagaggggacagctGGAGTCAGAGCTGCAGAACATGCGGCAATACGTTGAGGAGTACAAAACCAA GTACGAAGAAGAAATCAACAGGCGGACCGCTGCTGAGAACGAGTTTGTGGTGCTCAAGAAG GATGTGGACTGTGCCTACATGACTAAAGTAGAGTTGGAAGCCAAGGTGGGAGCTCTGACTGACGAAATCAACTTCCTGAGGTGCATCTACGAGGAG GAACTGGCTCAGATGCAGACAATCAGCCGGGACCTGTCCGTGGTGGTGTCTATGGACAACAACCGGCACCTGGATCTGGACAGCATCATCGAGGAGGTCAGGCGTCAGTATGAGCAGATTGCGCAGAATAGCCGGGCTGAAGCTGAGGCTTGGTACCAGAGCCGG TACGAAGAGCTGCAGAACACTGCTGGAAGGCATGGGGACAGCCTCCGCAACACCAAGATAGAGATCCAAGAGCTGACCAGGAACgtccagaggctgcgggctgaGATTGAGAACGTGAAGAAGCAG aaccagcagctgcaggcagctatTGCTGAGGCCGAGGAACGGGGTGAGATGGCCCTCAAGGATGCCAGGAGGAAACTGGAAGAGCTGGAATGTGCCCTGAGCAAAGACAAGGAGGAGCTGGCTCGCTTGCTGAAGGAGTACCAGGAGCTGCTGAACATCAAGATTGCTCTGGATGTTGAGATTGCCATGTACAggaagctgctggagggagaggagaacaG GCTGTGCAACGATGGCATGTCCAACGTCAATGTCT GCGGCAGCGGCATGGGAGGAGGCTTCGGAGGCGGCAGCGGCATGGGAGGAGGCTTTGGAGGCGGCAGCGGCATGGGCGGAGGAATGGGAGGAGGCGTATGTGGAGTAGGAGGAAGCTTTGGAGGTGGAAGCATGGGCGGCAGCTGCGGAATGGGAGGAGGAATGTACGGCGGTGGCTTCTCTTCTGGAAGCGGAAGGATTTGCGTCCCTGGAGGTGGCAGCTTCAGCTCTGGTGGGGGATCGTCCTCCGTACGGAGATGTGTCACGACCACCTCCGTCAAATCTTCAGGAGTGAGATTCTGA
- the LOC140644374 gene encoding keratin, type II cytoskeletal 6A-like: MSRQSICRSFGGGSKRGYSSCSAIGGGFGGSGGRSRISYSSFSTSRGTGGSGRCGGFSSRSLHNMGGSGRISIGGSYGGGYGCRIGGFGGGYGGGFGSIGGGVIGGGIGSFGGPVRGGPGFPGGIQPVQVDPTLLRPVHVDIDPQIQQVKCQEKEQIKTLNNQFASFIDKVRFLEQQNKVLSTKWELLQQQGPSGPRKNLDVIFENYIQNLRRRLDSLLGQRGQLESELQNMRQYVEEYKTKYEEEINRRTAAENEFVVLKKDVDCAYMTKVELEAKVGALTDEINFLRCIYEEELAQMQTISRDLSVVVSMDNNRHLDLDSIIEEVRRQYEQIAQNSRAEAEAWYQSRYEELQNTAGRHGDSLRNTKIEIQELTRNVQRLRAEIENVKKQNQQLQAAIAEAEERGEMALKDARRKLEELECALSKDKEELARLLKEYQELLNIKIALDVEIAMYRKLLEGEENRLCGDNPSNVNVSVVGRTTIAGGRAGGFGAGSGMGGGACVVGGGSIIGGSCGVGGGIVSGGFSSGSGRMCSSGGGNFIGGGGSSSVRRCVTTTTVKSSGVKY, encoded by the exons ATGTCTCGGCAGTCAATCTGTAGAAGCTTTGGAGGCGGAAGCAAAAGGGGATACAGCTCTTGCTCTGCCATCGGTGGTGGCTTTGGAGGAAGTGGGGGCAGAAGCAGGATCAGCTATAGCTCGTTCTCCACATCCAGGGGAACTGGAGGCAGCGGACGTTGTGGAGGTTTTAGCAGCAGGAGCCTCCATAACATGGGTGGCAGCGGAAGAATTTCCATAGGTGGCTCTTATGGCGGTGGATACGGATGTAGAATTGGTGGCTTTGGTGGAGGCTATGGAGGAGGATTTGGCAGCATTGGAGGAGGTGTCATTGGTGGAGGAATAGGCAGCTTTGGTGGTCCTGTGAGAGGTGGTCCTGGGTTCCCTGGAGGCATCCAGCCGGTGCAGGTTGACCCAACCCTCCTGCGGCCGGTCCATGTTGATATTGATCCTCAGATCCAACAAGTGAAGTGCCAGGAGAAGGAACAGATCAAGACTCTTAACAATCAGTTTGCCTCTTTCATTGACAAG GTCCGCTTCCTGGAGCAACAGAACAAGGTCCTCTCCACCAAGTGGGAGCTCCTCCAACAGCAAGGGCCTTCGGGGCCAAGGAAGAACCTTGATGTCATCTTTGAAAACTACATCCAGAACCTGAGGAGGAGGCTAGATTCTCTCctgggacagaggggacagctGGAGTCAGAGCTGCAGAACATGCGGCAATACGTTGAGGAGTACAAAACCAA GTACGAAGAAGAAATCAACAGGCGGACCGCTGCTGAGAACGAGTTTGTGGTGCTCAAGAAG GATGTGGACTGTGCCTACATGACTAAAGTAGAGTTGGAAGCCAAGGTGGGAGCTCTGACTGACGAAATCAACTTCCTGAGGTGCATCTACGAGGAG GAACTGGCTCAGATGCAGACAATCAGCCGGGACCTGTCCGTGGTGGTGTCTATGGACAACAACCGGCACCTGGATCTGGACAGCATCATCGAGGAGGTCAGGCGTCAGTATGAGCAGATTGCGCAGAATAGCCGGGCTGAAGCTGAGGCTTGGTACCAGAGCCGG TACGAAGAGCTGCAGAACACTGCTGGAAGGCATGGGGACAGCCTCCGCAACACCAAGATAGAGATCCAAGAGCTGACCAGGAACgtccagaggctgcgggctgaGATTGAGAACGTGAAGAAGCAG aaccagcagctgcaggcagctatTGCTGAGGCCGAGGAACGGGGTGAGATGGCCCTCAAGGATGCCAGGAGGAAACTGGAAGAGCTGGAATGTGCCCTGAGCAAAGACAAGGAGGAGCTGGCTCGCTTGCTGAAGGAGTACCAGGAGCTGCTGAACATCAAGATTGCTCTGGATGTTGAGATTGCCATGTACAggaagctgctggagggagaggagaacaG GCTCTGTGGAGATAACCCGTCCAACGTAAATGTCT CTGTGGTAGGCAGAACCACCAttgctggaggcagagctggtggcttTGGAGCCGGCAGTGGCATGGGAGGAGGAGCATGTGTGGTCGGAGGAGGAAGCATCATTGGAGGCAGTTGTGGTGTGGGAGGAGGAATAGTCAGCGGTGGCTTCTCTTCTGGAAGTGGAAGAATGTGCAGCTCTGGCGGTGGCAACTTCATCGGAGGGGGTGGATCCTCCTCTGTGCGCAGATGTGTCACAACCACAACGGTCAAATCTTCAGGTGTAAAATACTGA
- the LOC140644373 gene encoding keratin, type II cytoskeletal cochleal-like, which yields MSRQSVCRSFGGGSRRGYSSCSAIGGGFGGGGGRSRSSYSSFSMSRGFGGGGRCGGFGSKSLHNMGGSGRISMGGCYSGGGYGGRMGGFGGGYGGGMGGFGGGMSGFGGGMGGYGGGMGGGGMGGFGGGMGGYGGGMGGGGMGGYGPGFGMPSFGGPGRGGPGIQPVQVDTSLLQPVHVEIDPQIQQVKNQEKEQIKTLNNQFASFIDKVRFLEQQNKVLSTKWELLQQQGPSGPRKNLDVIFENYIQNLRRQLDSILAQRGQLESELQNMQQYVEDYKTKYEEEINRRTTAENEFVVLKKDVDCAYMTKVELEAKVGALTDEINFLRCIYEEELAQMQTISRDLSVVVSMDNNRHLDLDSIIEEVRRQYEQIAQSSRAEAEAWYQSQYEQLQNTAGRHGDSLRNTKIEIQELTRNIQRLRAEIENVKKQNQQLQAAIAEAEERGEMALKDARIKLEELESALSKDKEELARLLKEYQELLNIKIALDVEIAMYRKLLEGEENRLCNDGMSNVNVSVVGRTTIAGGRGGMGGGFGGGSGMGGGFGGGSGMGGGFGGGSGMGGGMGGGVCGVGGSFGGGSMGGSCGMGGGMYGGGFSSGSGRICVPGGGSFSSGGGSSSVRRCVTTTSVKSSGVRF from the exons ATGTCTCGGCAGTCTGTCTGCAGAAGCTTTGGAGGCGGGAGTAGAAGGGGTTACAGCTCTTGCTCTGCCATCGGTGGTGGCTTTGGAGGAGGTGGCGGCAGAAGCAGGAGCAGCTACAGCTCGTTCTCTATGTCCAGGGGATTTGGAGGTGGCGGACGTTGTGGAGGGTTTGGCAGCAAGAGTCTCCATAACATGGGTGGCAGTGGAAGGATTTCCATGGGTGGATGTTATAGCGGTGGAGGATACGGAGGCAGAATGGGTGGCTTTGGTGGAGGCTATGGAGGAGGAATGGGTGGCTTTGGTGGAGGAATGAGTGGCTTTGGTGGAGGAATGGGTGGTTATGGTGGAGGAATGGGTGGTGGAGGAATGGGTGGCTTTGGTGGAGGAATGGGTGGTTATGGTGGAGGAATGGGTGGTGGAGGAATGGGTGGCTATGGACCAGGCTTTGGCATGCCAAGCTTTGGTGGCCCCGGTAGAGGTGGCCCTGGAATCCAGCCAGTGCAGGTTGACACAAGCCTCCTACAGCCAGTTCATGTTGAGATTGATCCCCAGATCCAGCAAGTCAAAAACCAGGAGAAGGAACAGATCAAGACTCTTAACAATCAGTTTGCCTCTTTCATTGATAAG GTCCGCTTCCTGGAGCAACAGAACAAGGTCCTCTCCACCAAGTGGGAGCTCCTCCAACAGCAAGGGCCTTCGGGGCCAAGGAAGAACCTTGATGTCATCTTTGAAAACTACATCCAGAACCTGAGGAGGCAGCTGGACTCAATCTTGGCACAGAGGGGGCAGCTGGAGTCGGAACTGCAGAACATGCAGCAATACGTTGAGGACTACAAAACCAA GTATGAGGAAGAGATCAACAGGCGCACAACTGCTGAGAACGAGTTTGTGGTGCTTAAGAAG GATGTGGACTGTGCCTACATGACTAAAGTAGAGTTGGAAGCCAAGGTGGGAGCTCTGACTGACGAAATCAACTTCCTGAGGTGCATCTACGAGGAG GAACTGGCTCAGATGCAGACAATCAGCCGGGACCTGTCCGTGGTGGTGTCTATGGACAACAACCGGCACCTGGATCTGGACAGCATCATCGAGGAGGTCAGGCGTCAGTATGAGCAGATTGcgcagagcagcagggctgaagCTGAGGCTTGGTACCAGAGCCAG TACGAACAGCTGCAGAACACTGCTGGAAGGCATGGGGACAGCCTACGCAACACCAAGATAGAGATCCAAGAGTTGACCAGGAACatccagaggctgcgggctgaGATTGAGAACGTGAAGAAGCAG aaccagcagctgcaggcagctatTGCTGAGGCCGAGGAACGGGGTGAGATGGCCCTCAAGGATGCCAGAATAAAACTAGAAGAGCTGGAAAGTGCCCTGAGCAAAGACAAGGAGGAGCTGGCTCGCTTGCTGAAGGAGTACCAGGAGCTGCTGAACATCAAGATTGCTCTGGATGTTGAGATTGCCATGTACAggaagctgctggagggagaggagaacaG GCTGTGCAACGATGGCATGTCCAACGTCAATGTCT CTGTGGTAGGCAGGACCACCATcgctggaggcagaggaggcaTGGGAGGAGGCTTCGGAGGCGGCAGCGGCATGGGAGGAGGCTTTGGAGGCGGCAGCGGCATGGGAGGAGGCTTTGGAGGCGGCAGCGGCATGGGCGGAGGAATGGGAGGAGGCGTATGTGGAGTAGGAGGAAGCTTTGGAGGTGGAAGCATGGGCGGCAGCTGCGGAATGGGAGGAGGAATGTACGGCGGTGGCTTCTCTTCTGGAAGCGGAAGGATTTGCGTCCCTGGAGGTGGCAGCTTCAGCTCTGGTGGGGGATCGTCCTCCGTACGGAGATGTGTCACGACCACCTCCGTCAAATCTTCAGGAGTGAGATTCTGA